The Coffea arabica cultivar ET-39 chromosome 3c, Coffea Arabica ET-39 HiFi, whole genome shotgun sequence genome contains a region encoding:
- the LOC113735452 gene encoding F-box protein At4g22280-like — protein MAPTRGLRHDDGSFELPEPIRHHILSFLKPKESAKLSLLSKAWLTTWRTRPNLHFEYDEDESGSDDRQALERRRDSFINCINTTLMRYRENKYGIDSLKLMVYNEDFPSLKPDHVKTWLGIAAENGVKGLEISLKCDSYHPKLARTIFEATSLLELYLSEKIYMKHKVIKIIRCHDLRKLCLNKVGLDEVMLQRIMSSCPSIEFLEIIQCLGIENIEVTKLQKLKQCSIVLWKIGNVEVEAPNLEDFSYGTCVPAMSASYLLSEEEEQSLPCLQMSRCKNLRKLSLDNIGIADEFFSGIAEDFQHLEELKIRYCYGLQTVRISSQSIKLINLEFRKEGGLKEAQIDVPSIVRFEYRGNFIPLLSFTPPSGPWVSYIELSWQNRNILETSCFSELKELLMKLNLSEISLRIIFPKNVEGFVEDQIRNKAIYPLPQVQTLSISFDKANCLDVAYSVLDGIFWTCRPKTIVQHSCQDLDSDKDASDLLNVFFQMLMLRRNHLYGNFQQTKFWQEDLKDVKLGMFKEGQRVQLPRLSDWEAFSKVITAEGRSLYVVFELEWEYFMIR, from the coding sequence ATGGCGCCTACTAGAGGTCTACGACATGATGATGGCAGTTTCGAACTGCCAGAACCAATTAGGCATCACATACTTTCTTTCCTGAAACCCAAAGAATCAGCAAAACTAAGTTTGCTGTCCAAGGCATGGCTGACCACTTGGCGCACACGCCCCAATTTGCACTTCGAGTATGATGAAGATGAATCGGGTTCTGATGATAGGCAAGCTCTTGAAAGAAGACGTGATAGTTTCATAAATTGCATCAACACCACCTTGATGAGGTACCGTGAGAATAAGTATGGTATTGATTCTTTGAAGCTTATGGTTTATAATGAAGATTTTCCCTCGCTGAAGCCTGATCATGTTAAAACATGGCTCGGGATTGCAGCAGAAAACGGTGTGAAAGGCCTGGAGATTTCTTTAAAATGTGACTCTTATCATCCTAAATTGGCTCGGACAATTTTTGAAGCAACATCACTCCTGGAGTTATATCTTAGTGAAAAAATCTATATGAAGCACAAAGTGATTAAGATAATAAGGTGCCATGATCTCCGAAAATTGTGTCTTAACAAGGTGGGCTTAGACGAAGTGATGCTGCAGAGAATAATGTCGAGCTGCCCTTCAATTGAATTCTTGGAAATTATTCAATGTTTAGGCATTGAGAATATTGAGGTGACCAAGCTTCAAAAACTAAAGCAATGTAGTATTGTCTTATGGAAAATTGGTAATGTTGAAGTTGAAGCACCAAATCTTGAAGACTTCTCTTACGGGACTTGTGTGCCAGCTATGTCAGCTAGCTATCTACTTAGTGAAGAGGAAGAACAGTCATTGCCATGTCTTCAGATGTCCAGATGTAAAAATCTAAGGAAGTTGTCCTTGGATAACATTGGCATCGCTGATGAGTTTTTCTCAGGCATTGCAGAAGATTTTCAGCACCTTGAAGAGTTGAAAATCCGATACTGCTATGGTTTGCAAACTGTGAGGATTTCGAGCCAGTCTATTAAACTCATAAATTTGGAGTTTCGGAAGGAAGGAGGATTGAAAGAGGCCCAAATTGATGTTCCAAGCATTGTTCGCTTTGAGTACAGAGGAAATTTCATTCCCCTACTTTCTTTTACACCTCCCTCTGGTCCTTGGGTGTCTTACATTGAATTGTCATGGCAGAACAGGAACATTTTGGAGACTTCTTGTTTCTCCGAACTGAAGGAACTATTGATGAAGCTCAATCTATCTGAAATTTCACTCAGAATCATCTTTCCCAAAAATGTCGAGGGCTTTGTTGAGGATCAGATAAGAAACAAAGCCATATATCCCCTGCCTCAAGTTCAAACATTGTCTATAAGCTTCGACAAGGCAAATTGTCTAGATGTTGCATATTCAGTACTTGACGGTATCTTCTGGACGTGTCGTCCTAAAACCATTGTTCAACATAGCTGCCAAGATCTGGACTCAGACAAAGATGCTAGTGACCTGCTGAACGTATTCTTTCAGATGCTTATGCTCAGAAGAAATCATCTGTATGGCAATTTTCAGCAAACTAAATTTTGGCAGGAGGATCTGAAGGATGTGAAACTAGGGATGTTTAAGGAGGGGCAAAGAGTTCAGCTGCCTCGACTTTCAGACTGGGAAGCTTTTTCGAAGGTAATAACAGCTGAAGGACGCAGTTTGTATGTTGTCTTTGAGTTAGAATGGGAATATTTCATGATTAGGTAG